A portion of the Syntrophaceae bacterium genome contains these proteins:
- a CDS encoding MFS transporter, protein MTGTMYFPALLPSFQAEWGLTNTEAGWVNGVFFAGYAMASPVLVSFTDRVTAHRVYLPSALLAALSIFLFGWLAEGTWTASALRLLAGIGLAGTYMPGLKALSDNLSGPDQSRHIVFYTASYGVGTALSVYLAGLLEPVTGWRLGAELLALGPLGAFLIFAAVVPPGKPAVSGAGLRFSRNDLKVVLGNRPVVGYILGYGSHSWELFGFRSWLVAFLAYSLSLHPGFTPSMSPQNVAMLILLAGVPASILGNEGAMAWGRRRALSVYMIGSGLLGCVVGFTAGLHFYLVTAVCLVYGMANLFDSGALTAGLIAESPQRQRGLTLAIYSFSGFGMAFLAPLAFGAILDAAGRETLAWGLAFAALGLVCMSGALWLRIFRAR, encoded by the coding sequence ATGACGGGAACCATGTATTTCCCGGCCCTGCTGCCTTCCTTCCAAGCCGAGTGGGGGCTGACCAATACGGAGGCAGGCTGGGTCAACGGCGTCTTCTTCGCGGGCTATGCAATGGCATCGCCCGTGCTCGTGAGCTTCACGGACCGCGTCACGGCCCACCGGGTCTACCTGCCGTCTGCGCTTCTTGCCGCCCTTTCCATATTCCTCTTCGGCTGGCTTGCCGAAGGCACCTGGACGGCGTCGGCGCTGCGGCTGCTTGCGGGAATCGGTCTCGCAGGAACCTACATGCCCGGCCTCAAGGCCCTGAGCGACAATCTCTCCGGACCGGACCAGAGCCGTCACATCGTGTTCTACACGGCATCCTACGGCGTGGGGACGGCGCTTTCCGTCTATCTCGCCGGGCTCCTGGAGCCGGTCACGGGCTGGCGCCTGGGGGCGGAGCTTCTCGCGCTCGGGCCGCTGGGTGCGTTCCTGATCTTTGCCGCCGTCGTGCCGCCGGGCAAACCCGCGGTGTCCGGGGCGGGCCTGCGTTTCTCGCGAAACGACCTGAAGGTCGTCCTGGGCAACCGGCCCGTCGTGGGCTACATCCTGGGCTACGGGTCTCACAGTTGGGAGCTCTTCGGTTTCCGGTCCTGGCTCGTGGCCTTCCTCGCGTACAGCCTGAGTCTCCATCCCGGGTTCACCCCTTCGATGAGTCCCCAGAACGTCGCCATGCTCATCCTGCTTGCGGGAGTGCCCGCCAGCATCCTCGGAAACGAGGGGGCCATGGCCTGGGGGCGCCGCAGGGCCCTTTCCGTTTACATGATCGGGTCGGGCCTGCTCGGATGTGTCGTCGGGTTCACCGCGGGGCTCCACTTCTACCTCGTCACTGCCGTTTGCCTGGTGTACGGCATGGCGAATCTCTTCGACAGCGGGGCCCTCACGGCCGGGCTCATTGCCGAATCGCCTCAGAGGCAGCGGGGATTGACGCTGGCCATTTACTCGTTCTCGGGCTTCGGAATGGCCTTCCTGGCGCCGCTGGCATTCGGGGCCATCCTCGACGCCGCCGGCAGGGAAACCCTGGCGTGGGGCCTTGCCTTTGCGGCGCTGGGGCTCGTCTGCATGTCCGGCGCCCTTTGGCTGAGGATTTTCCGGGCACGGTAG
- a CDS encoding MBL fold metallo-hydrolase encodes MRDNLCLIDIDQALEGFRKFISAWLYRVNGTTILVDPGPASTIPCLVERLRGAGIDRIDHILLTHIHLDHAGGTGHLMQHFPDARVNCHPKGIPHMTAPQKLWEESKKVLGRVAEAYGEMAPVPEASISWREGIPIGTSVVEAIETPGHAAHHVSYRVGDLLFAGEVGGVYVPLDNGLYCRPATPPPFQQGTFRDSIARLAALDVSLVCLGHYGCRNDAEALFDRARRQLDAWVETVKRHLAAGSEPFEERVLADLIATDPGMAGWSELPKDIQARERNFCVNSIRGIRMYLEKTEGKKL; translated from the coding sequence ATTCGAGACAACCTCTGCCTGATCGACATCGACCAGGCCCTGGAGGGGTTCCGGAAGTTCATCAGCGCATGGCTCTACCGTGTCAACGGCACGACGATCCTCGTCGATCCGGGACCGGCTTCCACCATCCCCTGCCTGGTCGAGCGCCTGAGGGGGGCCGGGATCGACCGGATCGATCACATCCTGCTCACCCACATCCACCTCGATCACGCAGGGGGCACGGGCCATCTGATGCAGCACTTCCCCGACGCAAGGGTCAACTGCCACCCCAAGGGGATCCCCCACATGACCGCCCCGCAGAAACTCTGGGAGGAATCGAAAAAGGTCCTCGGGAGGGTGGCCGAGGCTTACGGCGAGATGGCCCCCGTTCCGGAGGCAAGCATTTCCTGGAGGGAGGGCATCCCGATCGGCACCTCCGTGGTCGAGGCCATCGAGACGCCGGGCCACGCGGCGCATCACGTCTCGTACCGCGTCGGAGACCTTCTGTTTGCCGGGGAGGTGGGCGGCGTCTACGTTCCCCTCGACAACGGGCTCTACTGCCGGCCGGCAACCCCCCCGCCCTTTCAGCAGGGGACGTTCAGGGATTCCATCGCCAGGCTGGCCGCCCTTGACGTGTCCCTTGTCTGCCTCGGGCACTACGGCTGCCGGAACGATGCCGAGGCCCTGTTCGACCGGGCCCGGCGCCAGCTCGATGCCTGGGTGGAGACGGTGAAACGACACCTTGCGGCCGGCAGCGAACCCTTCGAGGAACGGGTCCTGGCCGACCTCATTGCAACCGACCCGGGTATGGCCGGCTGGTCCGAGCTGCCCAAGGACATCCAGGCCCGCGAGCGCAACTTCTGCGTCAACAGCATCCGGGGGATCCGGATGTACCTGGAAAAGACTGAAGGTAAGAAGCTATGA
- a CDS encoding TatD family hydrolase, whose amino-acid sequence MVIDSHAHLEMSPFDRDRDQVIRRAREAGVEIIVTVGTTVEDCRKALEITRRHPGVYAVIGIHPHEVKDIDAETYDLLKRMASQEKVVAYGEIGLDFFRNLSPRETQIRRFGEQLELASELNLPVVIHDREAHRETLDQLKSWKGARRGIIHCFSGDYAMAKQCIGMGFYISIPGTVTFEKNETLRSIVRDLPLDSLLVETDCPYLTPHPFRGRRNEPAYVVHTAKKVAEIKGKSFEDVAAVTTANAKALFRIP is encoded by the coding sequence ATGGTCATCGATTCGCATGCCCACCTGGAGATGTCCCCCTTCGACCGGGACCGCGACCAGGTCATCCGCAGGGCAAGGGAGGCCGGCGTGGAGATCATCGTCACGGTGGGGACCACCGTGGAGGACTGCCGCAAGGCCCTCGAGATCACCCGCCGCCACCCCGGCGTATACGCCGTCATCGGGATTCACCCGCACGAGGTGAAGGACATCGATGCAGAGACCTACGACTTGCTCAAGAGGATGGCGAGCCAGGAGAAAGTTGTCGCCTACGGCGAGATCGGGCTCGATTTCTTCCGCAACCTCTCGCCCCGGGAAACCCAGATCCGTCGCTTCGGAGAGCAGCTGGAGCTGGCCTCGGAGCTCAACCTCCCCGTCGTGATCCACGACCGCGAGGCGCACCGGGAGACGCTGGATCAGCTCAAGAGCTGGAAAGGCGCCCGGCGGGGCATCATCCACTGCTTCTCCGGCGACTACGCCATGGCGAAACAGTGCATCGGCATGGGTTTCTACATCTCCATTCCGGGGACGGTGACCTTCGAGAAAAACGAAACGCTGCGCTCCATCGTCCGCGATCTGCCCCTGGATTCGCTGCTCGTGGAGACAGACTGCCCCTACCTCACCCCCCACCCCTTCCGCGGCAGGCGCAACGAACCGGCCTACGTGGTCCACACGGCGAAGAAGGTGGCCGAGATCAAGGGGAAGAGTTTCGAAGACGTGGCGGCCGTGACCACGGCCAACGCGAAGGCCCTGTTCAGGATCCCCTGA
- a CDS encoding ABC transporter permease: MKTDFWYRFSKNRLAVAGSVVVVLLFVLSILAPWIAPYDPAAIDLKNILQPPSAKHWFGTDQLGRDVLSRMIWGAQISLKVGFVSTGIAIFIGTILGAVAGYYGRWVDAVIMRFVDIMLCFPTFFLILAVIAFLEPSIWNIMVIIGATGWMGITRLVRADFISLKERDFVQAARVIGASDLRIIFIHILPNCMASVLVAATLGVAGAILTESALSFLGIGVQPPTPSWGNILTAGKDNIDIAWWLSLYPGLAILVTVLGYNMLGEGIRDSLDPRLRS; encoded by the coding sequence ATGAAAACGGATTTCTGGTACCGGTTCTCGAAAAACCGCCTCGCCGTGGCGGGAAGCGTCGTGGTCGTGCTGCTGTTCGTCCTGTCGATCCTCGCGCCGTGGATCGCCCCCTACGACCCCGCGGCGATCGATCTGAAGAACATCCTGCAGCCCCCCTCGGCGAAGCACTGGTTCGGCACGGACCAGCTCGGGCGCGACGTGCTCTCGCGGATGATCTGGGGGGCGCAGATCTCGCTCAAGGTGGGCTTCGTCTCCACGGGCATCGCGATTTTCATCGGGACGATCCTGGGCGCCGTGGCCGGCTACTACGGCCGGTGGGTCGATGCCGTCATCATGCGCTTTGTGGACATCATGCTGTGCTTCCCCACGTTCTTCCTCATCCTGGCGGTGATCGCCTTCCTGGAGCCCTCGATCTGGAACATCATGGTCATCATCGGCGCCACGGGCTGGATGGGGATCACGCGCCTGGTGCGGGCCGATTTCATCTCGCTCAAGGAGCGTGATTTCGTGCAGGCCGCCCGCGTGATCGGGGCGAGCGACTTGCGGATCATCTTCATCCACATCCTTCCCAACTGCATGGCCTCGGTTCTCGTGGCGGCGACCCTCGGGGTGGCCGGGGCGATTCTCACGGAGTCGGCCCTGAGCTTTCTCGGCATCGGCGTGCAGCCGCCGACGCCGAGCTGGGGCAACATCCTCACGGCAGGAAAGGACAACATCGACATCGCCTGGTGGCTATCCCTGTATCCGGGGCTTGCCATCCTGGTGACCGTTCTCGGTTACAACATGCTCGGCGAAGGGATCCGGGACTCGCTGGATCCCCGGCTCCGGAGCTGA
- a CDS encoding ABC transporter permease gives MLRYLARRILFMIPLFFGITVICFSVMHLAPGSPTDLQTEMNPRVTAEMKERLRAMYDLDKPLHVQYGKWLGRLLVLDLGVSFSPDGRPVSAKILERLPITVFLNVLSMALIFLIAIPIGVLSAVRQGSMFDRVMSVVVFVGFAIPTFWLALLLMILFGLHLDWLPISGIRSLNYEYLPPAEAFWDFIKHLILPVSIAAFGGLAGLSRYMRSNMLEVIRQDYITTARAKGLPERTVIYKHALRNALLPVITLLGLSVPGLIGGSVIFETIFSIPGMGQLFYMAVMARDYPVVMGILVIGAVLTLVGNLLADVSYALADPRIRIS, from the coding sequence GTGCTGCGTTACCTCGCAAGACGGATTCTGTTCATGATCCCCCTGTTCTTCGGGATCACCGTCATCTGCTTTTCCGTCATGCACCTGGCCCCGGGCTCCCCGACGGACCTCCAGACGGAGATGAACCCGCGGGTGACGGCCGAGATGAAGGAGCGCCTGCGGGCCATGTACGACCTCGACAAGCCGCTGCACGTCCAGTACGGCAAGTGGCTCGGCAGGCTTCTCGTGCTCGATCTCGGAGTGTCCTTCTCGCCGGACGGCAGGCCCGTGTCGGCCAAGATCCTCGAGCGGCTCCCCATCACGGTGTTCCTCAACGTGCTCTCGATGGCCCTCATCTTCCTCATCGCCATCCCCATCGGGGTGCTCTCGGCGGTGCGGCAGGGCTCCATGTTCGACCGGGTGATGAGCGTCGTCGTCTTCGTGGGGTTCGCCATCCCGACCTTCTGGCTCGCGCTGCTGCTCATGATCCTCTTCGGCCTGCACCTCGACTGGCTGCCCATCTCGGGCATCCGGTCCCTGAACTACGAGTATCTCCCCCCCGCCGAGGCCTTCTGGGATTTCATCAAGCACCTGATCCTGCCCGTGTCGATCGCGGCCTTCGGCGGGCTCGCGGGCCTTTCGCGCTACATGCGCTCGAACATGCTGGAGGTGATCCGCCAGGACTACATCACCACCGCCCGGGCCAAGGGGCTGCCCGAGCGGACGGTCATCTACAAGCACGCCCTGCGCAACGCCCTGCTCCCCGTGATCACGCTGCTGGGCCTCTCGGTCCCGGGGCTCATCGGGGGGAGCGTCATCTTCGAGACCATCTTCAGCATCCCCGGGATGGGGCAGCTGTTCTACATGGCCGTCATGGCCCGGGACTACCCGGTCGTGATGGGGATTCTCGTGATCGGTGCCGTGCTGACGCTCGTCGGGAACCTGCTGGCCGACGTGTCCTACGCGCTGGCGGACCCGAGAATCCGGATCTCCTGA
- a CDS encoding sugar phosphate isomerase/epimerase, with translation MQHVLNHLQVHIPFDQLIQKHLEKVLRDRINPEIAFNCAILERFTDGEYAGLARQLCGPGRTITFHGPFMDLRPGAIDPEIRRVSLGRFLRIFEIAVHFRPRTIVFHPSYDERYYVSSGRQWLENSIETWSRLLPLAERIDTRIALENVYEPDPGWIGSLLDALPPERVGFCFDTGHFNAFSRAPVEAWMERLGHRLVEIHLHDNRGALDEHLPVGEGTFPFERLFEVVRLRGLRPVLTVEAHTEQNLSKTLENIARRGLLEAFLGGQSGHAPVQAVPGRS, from the coding sequence ATGCAGCACGTCCTGAATCATCTTCAGGTCCATATCCCCTTCGATCAGCTTATCCAGAAACACCTCGAAAAGGTCCTCCGGGATCGGATCAACCCGGAGATCGCCTTCAACTGCGCCATCCTCGAACGCTTTACCGACGGCGAATACGCCGGACTGGCGCGGCAGCTCTGCGGGCCCGGCCGCACGATCACCTTCCACGGGCCCTTCATGGACCTGCGTCCGGGGGCCATCGACCCGGAAATCCGGCGGGTGAGCCTCGGGCGCTTTCTCCGTATCTTCGAGATCGCCGTCCATTTCAGGCCCCGCACCATCGTCTTTCACCCCTCCTACGACGAGCGGTACTACGTGTCCTCGGGGCGCCAGTGGCTCGAGAACAGCATCGAGACCTGGTCGAGGCTCCTGCCCCTCGCAGAACGGATCGACACCCGGATCGCCCTCGAGAACGTCTACGAGCCGGACCCCGGCTGGATCGGGAGCCTGCTCGATGCGCTTCCGCCCGAGCGGGTGGGTTTCTGCTTCGACACGGGCCATTTCAATGCCTTTTCCAGGGCGCCTGTCGAGGCCTGGATGGAGAGGCTGGGGCACCGGCTGGTCGAGATCCACCTCCACGACAACCGGGGCGCCCTGGACGAGCACCTGCCCGTGGGCGAGGGGACGTTTCCCTTCGAGCGGCTCTTCGAGGTCGTTCGCTTGAGGGGGCTGCGGCCTGTTCTGACCGTCGAGGCCCACACGGAGCAGAACCTTTCGAAAACACTGGAGAATATCGCAAGACGGGGTCTCCTCGAGGCGTTTCTCGGGGGACAGAGCGGCCATGCGCCGGTCCAAGCCGTTCCCGGGAGGTCCTGA
- the rsfS gene encoding ribosome silencing factor translates to MAVNAALEKKAKNIVILNIKNVTSFADYTVICSGTSDRQVQSIASSIEESMKKSGTLPLGIEGEKGGRWVLMDYADIVVHVFYEPVREFYDIERLWSDAPKMEVAEDAGEVKSLPRGM, encoded by the coding sequence CTGGCCGTCAACGCGGCCCTGGAGAAGAAGGCGAAAAACATCGTCATCCTCAACATCAAGAACGTCACTTCCTTTGCCGATTACACGGTCATCTGCAGCGGCACCTCGGACCGGCAGGTCCAGAGCATCGCGTCATCCATCGAGGAGAGCATGAAGAAGTCGGGAACCCTGCCTCTCGGCATCGAGGGCGAGAAGGGCGGCCGATGGGTCCTCATGGACTACGCGGACATCGTCGTGCACGTCTTTTACGAACCGGTGCGCGAGTTCTACGACATCGAGCGGCTCTGGTCCGACGCCCCGAAGATGGAAGTGGCCGAGGACGCCGGGGAGGTCAAATCGCTCCCGAGGGGGATGTGA
- a CDS encoding ComF family protein codes for MTSPLAALAELLLPMLCLACGTVMPGHDGHPFCGGCRARIRLVESPLCPSCGIPYPADEGPDHLCGPCLLQGRPVAAARSYGVYETVLHDAVHAFKYRGNLTLGERLGRLMADRDYPLFRIEDHDLIVPVPLHPRRLRQRGFNQSVILAREISRRRGIPLDFQALRRIVDTESQAGLKKDERQSNIKHAFSVSHPGRIRGRRILLVDDVHTTGSTLGECARALLQEGAEAVGALTLARAVQEPR; via the coding sequence GTGACGTCCCCGCTCGCGGCCCTGGCGGAGTTGCTCCTCCCGATGCTGTGCCTCGCCTGCGGCACGGTCATGCCGGGCCATGACGGTCACCCTTTTTGCGGGGGCTGCCGCGCGCGGATCCGCCTGGTCGAGTCCCCCCTGTGCCCGTCCTGCGGGATCCCCTACCCTGCGGACGAGGGGCCCGATCACCTCTGCGGCCCGTGCCTGCTGCAAGGGCGACCCGTCGCCGCCGCCCGGTCCTACGGCGTCTACGAGACGGTCCTGCACGACGCCGTGCATGCCTTCAAATACAGGGGCAATCTCACCCTGGGGGAACGGCTGGGCCGGCTGATGGCGGACCGCGATTACCCTTTGTTCCGGATCGAAGACCACGACCTCATCGTCCCCGTTCCCCTGCATCCCCGGCGGCTGCGGCAGCGGGGATTCAACCAGTCGGTCATTCTCGCCCGGGAGATCTCCCGGCGCCGGGGCATCCCTTTGGATTTCCAGGCCCTTCGGCGCATCGTCGACACGGAATCCCAGGCAGGCTTGAAAAAGGACGAGCGACAGTCTAACATCAAACATGCGTTCAGCGTTTCCCACCCCGGGCGAATCCGCGGCCGCCGTATCCTGCTCGTCGATGATGTCCACACGACGGGGAGCACGTTGGGGGAATGTGCCAGGGCCCTCCTGCAGGAGGGTGCCGAGGCCGTGGGGGCATTGACGCTGGCACGTGCCGTCCAGGAGCCGCGATGA
- the rfaE2 gene encoding D-glycero-beta-D-manno-heptose 1-phosphate adenylyltransferase, which yields MSKIRPRTELKAIVDRLKGEGKKVIFTNGCFDILHAGHTRYLSEARKLGDVLVLALNSDRSVRAIKGEKRPIVPEAERAEVLAALSSVDYVTVFDEPTPLALIELLRPDVIVKGGDWAEKDIVGADAVRTWGGRVAVMPEFEGASTTNIIEKVLRVYGAREDTGKPG from the coding sequence ATGAGCAAAATCCGTCCGAGAACCGAACTCAAGGCCATCGTCGACCGGCTGAAGGGGGAAGGGAAGAAAGTCATCTTCACCAACGGCTGCTTCGATATCCTCCATGCCGGGCACACCCGCTACCTGAGCGAGGCCAGGAAACTGGGGGACGTGCTCGTCCTGGCCCTCAACAGCGATCGCTCCGTGCGCGCCATCAAGGGGGAGAAGCGGCCCATCGTGCCCGAGGCCGAGCGGGCCGAGGTGCTGGCGGCCCTGTCGTCGGTCGACTACGTGACGGTCTTCGACGAGCCCACGCCGCTTGCGCTCATCGAGCTTCTCCGGCCCGACGTGATCGTCAAGGGCGGGGACTGGGCGGAGAAGGACATCGTGGGGGCCGACGCGGTCCGGACGTGGGGCGGCCGGGTCGCCGTCATGCCCGAGTTCGAAGGGGCCTCGACGACGAACATCATCGAGAAGGTGCTCCGCGTCTACGGCGCGCGGGAGGATACCGGAAAACCGGGCTAA
- the dksA gene encoding RNA polymerase-binding protein DksA, with protein MKPEKLDFFRALLQTRINELLNGAEKTVQEMTDEPENFPDPNDRASLESDRNFELRIRDRERKLIAKMQEALKRIDEGTFGICDSCGGPISEKRLMARPVTTQCIDCKTKEEKMEKQRGE; from the coding sequence ATGAAGCCAGAGAAACTCGACTTCTTCAGAGCCCTTCTGCAGACCCGGATCAACGAGCTCCTCAACGGTGCGGAGAAAACCGTCCAGGAGATGACCGACGAACCGGAGAACTTCCCCGATCCCAACGACCGGGCATCCCTGGAGTCGGACCGCAATTTCGAGCTTCGCATCCGCGACCGGGAACGCAAGCTCATCGCGAAGATGCAGGAGGCCCTCAAGCGGATCGACGAAGGCACCTTCGGCATCTGCGATTCCTGCGGGGGGCCGATCTCGGAGAAACGACTCATGGCCCGCCCCGTCACCACGCAGTGCATCGACTGCAAGACGAAAGAAGAGAAGATGGAAAAGCAGCGGGGTGAATAG
- the priA gene encoding primosomal protein N', with translation MFVDVAINIPADRTFTYAVPAESRGEVAVGKRVLVPFGKRSLTGAVVAIRRTTDRQDIREILGVLDREPLFHEEDLRFYRWAADYYFTPLGRALGEILPGGIDIESLLWAVKLGNADDLKPLQREILERLEGRPAGKPLRSLEREMGKKSLLAECRMLEHRGLIRLEERVQKPAVKGKTEKIAKRTEAPAGTVKLSDRQRQALQALEAAGGRARVSDLAAAGAPLSVLRSLEKKGLVAVEDRETLRRPDPAAAIGPTDAPPALNPEQQAALEAILQGISAGAFSPYLLHGVTGSGKTEVYIRTIAETLRRGGRVIYLVPEIALTPQLVGRLERRFAAEQIAVLHSGIGAAMRYDQWRRVARGDARIVVGARSAVFAPVRDLRLIIVDEEHDTSYKQDERMPYNARDLAVVRAQQQGAAVVLGSATPGVQSYHNTREKRFGYLPLTRRVEERELPAVAIVDMKAERDPDGRVRPLSRLLIEQIGRTLDAGKQTLLFLNRRGFNTYHYCGDCAHVLRCLNCAVSLTHHRSEGTLRCHYCDFAVKAPPSCPGCGGGRILSYGLGTERLAAEVQALFPRARVARMDSDTTSARGSHERILAALGRGEIDILVGTQMIAKGHDFPGVTLVGVVSADTTLNMPDFRAAERTFQVLTQVSGRSGRGDRPGTVVIQTLNPGHYAIRRTCEHDFKGFYEDEIALRRDLQYPPFSRMINLIISGTNRDRVEEGAARLGKRAKRLAAGDDIRQKPTVIGPMEAPLGKVRGRYRWQLLIRAKQIRPLHAFVRRLTEGADMQGCELRVDVDPLNFM, from the coding sequence ATGTTTGTCGATGTCGCCATCAACATCCCCGCGGACCGCACCTTCACCTATGCCGTGCCTGCGGAATCGCGCGGCGAGGTCGCCGTGGGCAAAAGGGTGCTCGTCCCCTTCGGGAAGCGATCGCTGACGGGGGCCGTCGTCGCCATCCGCCGTACGACGGACCGGCAGGACATCAGGGAGATCCTCGGCGTCCTCGACCGCGAGCCCCTCTTTCACGAGGAGGACCTGCGGTTCTACCGGTGGGCCGCCGATTACTATTTCACCCCCCTCGGCAGGGCGCTGGGCGAGATCCTCCCGGGCGGCATCGACATCGAGAGCCTGCTGTGGGCCGTCAAGCTCGGGAATGCCGATGATCTCAAGCCGCTCCAGCGGGAAATCCTCGAGCGGCTCGAGGGGCGACCGGCGGGAAAGCCCCTGCGGAGCCTCGAAAGAGAGATGGGCAAAAAGTCCCTCCTGGCGGAGTGCCGGATGCTGGAGCACCGCGGCCTCATCCGTCTCGAGGAACGCGTCCAGAAGCCCGCCGTGAAGGGCAAAACGGAAAAAATCGCCAAGCGCACGGAAGCCCCGGCGGGAACCGTCAAGCTCTCGGACCGTCAGAGGCAGGCCCTGCAGGCTCTCGAGGCCGCGGGGGGCAGGGCCCGCGTGAGCGACCTCGCGGCAGCCGGAGCTCCCCTGAGCGTCCTGCGGTCCCTTGAGAAGAAGGGCCTTGTCGCCGTCGAGGACCGGGAAACCCTGAGACGCCCGGATCCCGCCGCGGCGATCGGGCCGACGGACGCCCCGCCGGCGCTGAACCCGGAGCAGCAGGCCGCCCTCGAGGCGATCCTGCAGGGGATCTCCGCGGGCGCCTTCTCCCCCTATCTGCTCCACGGCGTCACGGGAAGCGGCAAGACGGAAGTCTACATCCGCACCATCGCCGAAACGCTCCGCCGGGGCGGGCGCGTCATCTACCTCGTCCCGGAGATCGCGCTGACGCCGCAGCTCGTGGGCCGCCTCGAGAGACGCTTCGCAGCGGAGCAGATCGCCGTCCTGCACAGCGGGATCGGGGCGGCGATGCGCTACGACCAGTGGCGAAGGGTCGCGCGGGGCGATGCGAGGATCGTCGTGGGCGCCCGGTCGGCCGTGTTCGCACCCGTCAGGGACCTGCGGCTCATCATTGTCGACGAGGAGCACGACACCTCCTACAAGCAGGACGAGCGCATGCCCTACAACGCCCGGGACCTGGCCGTCGTCCGGGCCCAGCAGCAGGGGGCCGCCGTCGTCCTGGGCTCGGCCACCCCGGGGGTGCAGAGCTACCACAACACGAGGGAGAAGCGATTCGGCTATCTCCCCCTCACGAGGCGCGTCGAGGAGCGCGAGCTTCCGGCCGTCGCGATCGTGGACATGAAGGCCGAGCGGGACCCGGACGGCAGGGTGAGGCCGCTGTCGCGTCTGCTCATCGAGCAGATCGGCCGCACGCTGGACGCCGGCAAGCAGACCCTGCTCTTTCTCAACCGGCGGGGGTTCAACACGTACCACTACTGCGGCGACTGCGCCCACGTGCTGCGCTGCCTCAACTGCGCCGTCTCGCTCACCCATCACCGCAGCGAGGGGACGCTCCGGTGCCACTACTGCGACTTCGCCGTCAAGGCCCCCCCCTCATGCCCCGGGTGCGGAGGGGGACGCATCCTGAGCTACGGCCTTGGGACGGAGAGGCTTGCGGCTGAAGTCCAGGCGCTCTTTCCCCGCGCCAGAGTCGCCCGGATGGACAGCGACACCACGTCGGCGAGGGGCAGCCATGAGCGCATCCTCGCGGCCCTCGGGCGAGGCGAAATCGACATCCTCGTGGGGACCCAGATGATCGCCAAGGGGCATGATTTCCCGGGCGTGACCCTTGTCGGCGTCGTCTCCGCCGACACGACGCTCAACATGCCCGACTTCCGGGCCGCCGAGCGGACCTTTCAGGTCCTCACCCAGGTGTCCGGCCGGAGCGGCCGTGGCGACCGCCCGGGCACGGTCGTCATCCAGACGCTCAACCCCGGCCACTACGCCATCCGGCGGACCTGCGAGCACGACTTCAAGGGTTTCTACGAAGACGAGATCGCCCTGCGGCGGGACCTGCAGTACCCGCCGTTTTCGCGCATGATCAACCTGATCATCTCCGGAACGAACCGGGACCGGGTGGAGGAAGGGGCCGCACGGCTGGGGAAGAGGGCAAAACGGCTTGCCGCGGGCGACGACATCAGGCAGAAACCGACCGTCATCGGGCCGATGGAGGCGCCCCTGGGCAAGGTGCGGGGGAGATACCGCTGGCAGCTCCTCATCCGGGCAAAGCAGATCCGCCCGCTCCACGCCTTCGTCAGGCGGCTCACGGAAGGGGCCGACATGCAGGGCTGCGAGCTCCGCGTCGATGTGGACCCCCTGAATTTTATGTGA